A part of Blastocatellia bacterium genomic DNA contains:
- the dnaA gene encoding chromosomal replication initiator protein DnaA, with protein sequence MATNIRESLLSAIEKRVNHQSFTTWFLPLVFQDVKDNTIIIEAPNSMFRDWIMDNYLETIEESLQELNLSHYKVKLTTRGESEVNGVLLQTEPPPESPGGNGETKFSLETEEFVRPIARFVDIEPVELPLNPKYTFDTFVVGSSNQFAHAAAMAVAESPSKAYNPLYIYGGVGLGKTHLMHAIGHAIRARNKHLRLTYISSERFMNELINSIRYDKTLAFREKYRNIDVLLIDDIQFLAGKERTQEEFFHTFNALYDAQKQIVITSDCPPREIPTLEERLHSRFEWGLIADIQPPDLETKVAILKRKAEQEKINLPDSVALFIASKIKSNIRELEGALVRLIAYSSLTGLPMSISLAQETLRGIIDEDDKAITIELIQKTVADYYGLRVSDLKSKNNSRSIAVPRQIAMYLCKRMTKASLPEIGREFGGKHHTTVLHSINKISELYEQKEDFHRIINSLIDRLR encoded by the coding sequence ATGGCGACAAACATCCGGGAGTCACTTCTGTCGGCAATTGAAAAGAGAGTCAACCATCAAAGCTTCACGACTTGGTTCTTACCTCTTGTTTTTCAAGATGTTAAGGATAACACCATCATCATTGAAGCACCCAACAGCATGTTTCGTGATTGGATCATGGATAACTACCTCGAAACCATTGAAGAATCCCTTCAGGAACTTAATCTGAGCCATTACAAGGTCAAACTGACAACTCGTGGGGAGAGCGAGGTCAACGGGGTGCTTCTCCAAACTGAACCACCTCCAGAGTCACCGGGTGGGAACGGTGAGACGAAATTTAGTCTGGAAACGGAGGAATTTGTCAGGCCGATAGCTCGGTTTGTAGACATTGAACCTGTTGAGCTTCCCCTCAATCCCAAGTATACGTTTGACACGTTCGTTGTGGGATCATCCAACCAGTTTGCCCACGCGGCGGCCATGGCCGTAGCCGAATCCCCATCGAAGGCCTACAATCCTCTCTATATCTATGGGGGAGTGGGGCTGGGGAAGACCCATCTTATGCATGCCATCGGCCATGCGATCAGAGCTCGAAATAAGCATCTGCGCCTCACCTACATCTCTTCTGAACGCTTCATGAATGAGCTTATCAACTCAATCCGTTACGACAAGACCTTGGCTTTCCGGGAGAAGTATCGCAACATAGATGTTTTGCTCATTGACGATATTCAGTTTCTGGCCGGTAAGGAACGGACACAAGAAGAGTTCTTCCACACCTTTAATGCGCTCTACGATGCGCAAAAGCAGATTGTTATCACAAGCGACTGTCCTCCTCGGGAAATTCCGACGCTTGAAGAACGCCTCCACTCTCGCTTCGAGTGGGGATTGATCGCTGATATTCAGCCGCCTGACCTTGAAACAAAAGTTGCCATTCTCAAGCGAAAAGCCGAACAGGAAAAAATCAACCTTCCCGATAGTGTGGCCCTTTTCATTGCAAGCAAGATCAAATCAAATATTCGTGAGCTAGAAGGAGCACTGGTTCGGCTCATTGCCTATTCCTCGTTGACTGGATTGCCGATGAGCATTTCTCTGGCTCAGGAGACGCTTCGAGGAATAATTGATGAAGATGACAAGGCCATCACCATTGAGCTTATCCAGAAAACCGTTGCCGATTACTACGGACTCCGAGTTTCAGATCTGAAATCAAAAAACAACTCGCGTTCCATCGCTGTGCCTCGTCAGATCGCCATGTATCTATGTAAACGAATGACAAAAGCCAGTTTACCCGAAATCGGAAGGGAATTTGGTGGCAAGCATCATACGACTGTTTTGCATAGCATCAATAAGATCAGCGAGTTATACGAACAAAAAGAAGATTTCCACAGAATTATCAACAGCCTAATTGATAGACTTAGATAG
- the dnaN gene encoding DNA polymerase III subunit beta, with translation MMEFTAKRSDLQKELGLVQSVVERKHTIPILANVLIESDDQGVKISGTDLDVSLRTVVPAEVLSGGGVTVEARKLYDIVRTLGEEDVRFRVEDNRLVISCGRSRFRLATLPVENFPQLPQLAVTGGLQLSAKAAVEMVERTVFATTQEESRYALSGVQVEIAPAEGGAGRVRMVATDGHRLALSEMTIAHGTVLPSTTLIPRKTMVELTRLISGVVDETELVLVRDENHVYFKLGSRELISRILTGQFPNYEMVIPKEHERQAVVSGEAFSAALRRVALVADERSRGVRLAFSEGRVELTARRLDEDEEAREDVLCHFTGEPLEIAFNSTYLMDFFQVAGTGDVRIALKDGQSPALLSPEQGEGVYKYVVMPMRLI, from the coding sequence ATGATGGAATTCACTGCCAAACGATCTGACCTGCAAAAGGAACTCGGATTGGTTCAATCGGTTGTCGAGCGCAAGCACACGATTCCTATCCTGGCCAACGTCTTGATTGAATCGGACGATCAGGGAGTGAAAATTTCCGGTACCGATCTCGACGTCAGTTTGAGGACGGTTGTCCCTGCTGAGGTGCTCTCGGGGGGGGGTGTAACGGTCGAGGCCCGTAAACTTTACGATATTGTGCGCACGCTTGGAGAGGAAGACGTTCGGTTTCGGGTTGAGGATAACCGTCTGGTGATAAGCTGTGGGCGCTCACGATTTCGATTGGCAACGCTGCCGGTCGAGAATTTTCCTCAATTACCACAGCTAGCGGTTACGGGCGGACTGCAGTTATCGGCAAAGGCTGCCGTTGAAATGGTCGAGCGGACTGTCTTTGCCACCACGCAAGAGGAGTCACGGTATGCCCTTTCGGGAGTTCAAGTAGAGATTGCTCCTGCCGAAGGTGGGGCAGGGCGCGTGAGAATGGTCGCAACCGATGGGCATCGGCTGGCACTCAGCGAAATGACAATAGCTCACGGAACAGTCCTTCCGAGCACGACTTTGATTCCACGAAAGACAATGGTTGAGCTTACGCGCTTGATCAGTGGTGTTGTTGACGAGACCGAGCTTGTGCTCGTGCGCGATGAGAACCATGTTTATTTCAAGCTTGGTTCACGTGAGTTGATCTCGCGAATTCTGACCGGTCAGTTCCCAAACTATGAGATGGTCATTCCGAAGGAGCATGAGAGGCAAGCCGTTGTAAGCGGGGAAGCTTTCTCCGCAGCACTCCGGCGCGTTGCGCTTGTCGCGGATGAGCGAAGTCGCGGTGTCCGTCTGGCCTTCTCTGAGGGGAGAGTGGAACTCACGGCCCGGAGACTGGACGAAGACGAAGAAGCCCGTGAAGACGTTCTCTGCCATTTTACGGGAGAGCCGTTGGAGATCGCCTTCAATAGCACGTATCTCATGGACTTCTTTCAAGTCGCCGGGACCGGAGATGTACGAATCGCGCTCAAGGATGGACAAAGTCCGGCTCTTCTCAGCCCCGAGCAAGGGGAGG
- a CDS encoding polymer-forming cytoskeletal protein, giving the protein MKFRKTKPVEVRGFLDEGTEVIGDLKFSEVLHLHGRIKGKVLSDGEIVVGEKGIIEGDVEVGVLTLGGTLIGNIIAKQKAYFLSTAKVRGDVCTPILRVDEGASWEGSITTSRKDDRQESKPHIRAAAADLETVR; this is encoded by the coding sequence ATGAAATTCCGCAAAACCAAGCCAGTGGAAGTACGCGGTTTCTTAGACGAGGGAACTGAGGTGATCGGCGACTTGAAGTTTTCAGAAGTACTTCATCTGCATGGCCGTATCAAAGGTAAAGTATTATCCGACGGTGAAATTGTCGTTGGAGAGAAGGGAATTATCGAAGGCGATGTTGAAGTGGGCGTCCTTACTCTGGGTGGGACACTCATTGGCAACATCATTGCCAAGCAAAAAGCCTACTTCCTCAGCACGGCCAAGGTTCGCGGCGATGTCTGCACTCCAATACTGCGCGTTGACGAAGGGGCGAGCTGGGAGGGGTCCATCACAACTAGTAGAAAAGACGACCGCCAGGAAAGCAAGCCGCACATTCGCGCGGCCGCCGCTGACCTTGAGACTGTTCGTTAA